Genomic DNA from Coffea arabica cultivar ET-39 chromosome 7e, Coffea Arabica ET-39 HiFi, whole genome shotgun sequence:
CGAGATTAAGCCTACGGTGAAGATGTTCAAACCGCAGACACTAATGAAGGCTTTTGAAGTGGCAGAGCTGCAAGAATGCTCACTGGAAATCCAGAGCAAACAAAGTAAGGCCACAGGGAGGGGGACAGTAGAACCAAGATTTGGAATATACAAGAATTCCACACAGGACCAGGCTCGCCAACAATCATACAGGTTACCAGCTATCATCCCTGCCCCGAGGAAAACTGATTCAATCCATAGAGACCTCAGTAAGATAACAGCTGAGGAGATGCAGTATAGACGTAAGCATGGCTTGTGCTACAGATGTGGGGAGAAATTTGGAGTAGGACACCAGTGCAGGAAGGGAAATCTGAATTGTGCGAACACtgaagaggaagaggaggaggtTGAATTTGAGGATGCTGAAGGAGAGCAAGATGAACTCACTGGAAGGGTGGGGGAATTAGCAGAAGTATCCCTCAATGCATTGTCTGGAGCCATAAAAAGGAAGTCTATCCTGCTGATGGGCAATTTAGGGGGACTTCCAGTCAAGATCTTGGTGGACACAGGAAGCTCTGACAGTTTTATCCACCACAGAGTTGTCAACCTGTTGCATTTGCCATACCACTCAGTCAGCCCTTTCACTGTGACCTTAGCAGATGGGACTGACATCACTAGTGGTGCCATTAGTCCAAATGTAAGCTGGGTGATACAAGACTATCGATTCCAGTTTGATCTGAAAATAATGGAGTTAGGGGGATGGGATATAATACTGGGAGTAGACTGGATGTGCCAATTCAGTCCCATTACTTTTGATTTCCATTCCCTCAGCATTGCACTTAGTGATAAGGGGAGTTTACTGCACTTGCAAGGGTTGGTGAATCAGCCTGCAATGAGGCTAGTGAGGGGCAAGGACCTCAGGTCATTCATACAGGAGAAGCAAACAAGCTGTGCAGCACTGGAGACAGAAGCAACAAGGGGGTCAGAGGATCAGCTTCCAGAATCCATAGGAAGAATCCTGCAACAGCATTCGGAGGTGTTTTCCACTCCTAAAGGCTTACCCCCAGAGAGGGAGCTGGATCATCAGATCAACCTCAAACCAGGTGCTGAGCCTTTTAAACTCAAGCCTTACAGGTACCCCCACTCTCACAAAGCAGAAATTGAAAAACAGGTCACTGAGATGCTCACTAATGGGATTATTATGCACAGCACTAGTCCTTTTGCTTCTCCAGTATTATTAGTTAAAAAGAAGGATAATTCTTGGGgctctgtatagactatagGAGACTGAATGAATTAACCGTAAAGGACAAATTTCCTATCCCAAATATAGATGAGCTATTAGATGAGTTGCATGGCACGAAATATATGTCTAAACTAGACCTCAGAGCTGGCTACCATCAGCTAAGAGTCAAAGCAATTGACATCCCCAAAACAGCTTTCCAGACACACCATGGCCACTTTGAATTCTTggtgatgccttttgggctgaCAAACGCTCCAGCCACATTTCAGGCATTGATGAACAGAATCTTCCAGCCATACCTGAGGAAGTTCGTGTTGGTTTTCTTCGATGACATCCTGGTGTACAGTCCAACTTTGGAGTCGCATGCACAGCACCTGCAAATTGTACTCAAGGTACTAGCAGAAAATCAGTTATATTGTAAAAGGTCAAAATGTTCTTTTGCTCAAACTTCAATTGAGTACCTGGGGCATATAATATCTGAAGCAGGAGTGAGCATGGACTCTACTAAGATAGAGTGCATCAAGTCATGGCCTGTTCCCAAAACAGTAAAGGAATTGAGGGGCTTTTTGGGATTAACTGGTTACTACAGAAGGTTCATAAAAGGGTACGGGGTGATCAGTAAACCACTTACACTCCTGCTTAAGAAAGAGGGATTCACATGGAACCACAATGCTCAGATGGCTTTTGAAGATTTAAAAAGAGCTATGACCACAGCTCCAGTGTTAAGTATGCCAAACTTTGATCTTCCTTTTGTGATAGAGACGGATGCCTGTGGGGTTGGCATTGGGGCAGTATTAATGCAACAGGGACATCCCTTGGCCTTCCTTAGCAAAGCTTTATCAGCTCAGAATTTGGGGCTGTCAGTGTATGAGAAGGAGCTTTTTGCATTAGTATTAGCTGTGAGCAAATGGAAGCATTACTTAGTTGGCCATCACTTTATTATCAAGACTGACCACCAGGCCCTTAAACATCTGTTGGAGCAAAGACTTACTCACCCTCTGCAACACAAATGGCTAACCAAATTACTTGGATTGGATTATGAAATACAGTACAAGAAGGGATCAGAAAATGGGGTAGCTGATGCCCTGTCCAGAAGGAGAATGGAGGAAACTGACACGGGCAGTGAACAAACTGAGCACCAGGTATGTGCCATCTCCACAGTCCAACCTAGGTGGATGCAGGAGTTGCTAGAAAGTTATACTGGGGATACAGTGGTTCAGCAGAAGCTAGCTGAGCTACTACTGGATTCCCATGCAGACCCAGATTATCAGGTGGAAGGTGGGGTACTCAAGTTCAAAGGGAAACTGTATGTAGGCTCAGCCAATGACATCAGGGTCAGGCTGATCAGGCTCCTGCATGATTCAGCAATTGGGGGTCACTCAGGACAGAGGGGATGTCTGCACAGACTACAGGCTTTGTTCCATTGGCCTGGGTTAAAAAGGGATGTTATCCAATATGTCAGATCCTGTGATGTCTGCCAGAGGAACAAACACGAAAATGTCCCTTATCCTGGTCTACTGCAGCCTATCCCAGTGCCCCAACAAGCGTGGTCACACCTCACCATGGACTTTATTGAGCAACTACCACCATCTCATGGATTTGACACCATACTGGTAGTGGTGGATCGGTTCACCAAGTTCAGTCACTTTATCAAGCTCACTCATCCTTATTCTGCACAGCAGGTGGCTCAGACTTTTCTTGATAATGTGTACAGGTTACATGGCCTACCAGAAATAATTATATCTGACAGGGACAGGATTTTCCTTAGTAACTTCTGGCAGGAGCTATTCAGTTTACTGGGGGTGAATCTACACTATAGTTCAGCATATCATCCCCAGTCAGACGGACAAACGGAAAGAGTCAATCAGTGCTTGGAAAACTACCTCAGATGTATGTGCAGTGACCACCCTTCCCACTGGAGCAGCTGGCTACCTACAGCTGAACTATGGTATAATTCTAACTTCCATACTAGCTTGCAGATAACACCCTTTGAGGCGTTGTATGGTTATAAACCTAGTCACATACCCCTGGGACCCTTCCATGATAGTATCATACCTGCTGCCAGCAATATGGTCCAGTCGAGGCTTCAGGTCATAGCTCTCATCAAAGAGAACTTGGCCAAAGCTCATAATCGCATGAAGGTTTTTGCCGATAAACATCGTTCAGAGAGAGTATTCCAGGAAGGGGATTGGGTATTTCTCAAGCTACAACCATATAGGCAGCAGTAAGTTGCTATTCGTAGAAACTTAAAATTAGCTGCTAAATATTTTGGACCCTTCCAGATTAGTGCGAAGGTGGGAGAGGTAGCATATAAACTCAAATTACCAGAGGGAGCCCGGATCCATCCAGTATTTCATGTTTCATTACTCAAGAGGAAGATAGGACTTGCACAGAGTGTGGATTCCAACCTACCGGAATTGGATGCGACAGACCAATGCTTATTAAGGCCAGAGAAGGTTCTCCAGAGACGGGCAGTAATGAGAGCTGCTCAACCAGTCGTCCAATACTTGGTAAAATGGAACAATTTACCAGAGTCGGAGTCATCCTGGAAGGATAAAAGCTTCATAGACAGCCAATTCCCAGACTTTCAAGCTTGAGGACAAGCTTTTGCTAAGGGGGTGGGACTGTCAGGACCAAAGACACTATCACTTGGTCGTTTGGTATAGTGATTCTTGCGTTTAGCTAATAAGTTGTAATACGGCACCGTTCTACTTAAATGGCGGTGAATGTAATTGGCGCGCATAATCTGTTGGGATTAAATTGCATAAATAGTCCCTCTACAGTTGTAATACGGTTATGTTGAGTAAATGCAGAGAAtatctttctctttcctttctgtTATTTtatctctcttcttcttcttgttctctCTAATCCCTTCTTGTTCTTCCTACCTTCATGCCCTCTGAAACCAATCCCAATTCCAGAAATTAGCTCACGAACCTGACAGATAAACTACCTATGGAGGGGAACCCGCTACTAAGTGGGATACTACCACCCATTTCCCTTTTACTCCCCAGGCAATTTGTCTTTTTTCAACAGCCGAAATCAGACTTTTGTTGAATTGTAAACCTAATCCCATAACCAATaccaaaagccggcaactcttggcACGATCCCAGGGACTTATAACCCAACCCCAACCCCGATGTGGGATAAACTACCTATGGAGGGGAACCCGCTACTAAGTGGGATACTACCACCCATTTCCCTTTTACTCCCCAGGCAATTTGATTTAGTATATACTAACATTACTTTTTTTGTGTACGTGAAGCATGTTCAAGCATATCAACTCAATATACAAGCATAATCAGGTTTGTAAGTGTACACCAATTTTTAAAAGAAGTACAATAACCCCGCCAATTAGAAGTGTCCATCGGCTGGTAATgggtaatttagtaaattttttttaaaaaattattttctacaAGACCAACATCCAATTAATGTCCAAacttttatttgataatttggATATTGATAATTAGATTTTGCCCAGATAATCAATATTCCAGTTATATCTAAATATCATTGAATATAGATTACTTAACTATATTTAACATGTAATTAATAATATGGGGGTTATTAACAAATTAAGTGATATGTATTTAAGGTCATAGAAGCATAAATTATAACGCTATTCGCTAATAAATTAGTATGTAATATAGTATATTAGTTGTTATGTAGTATAAAATGTATTACtaaaatattatatttggtAATTCAACTTGTAATCTGGAATTCAagaatcaaattttaaaattcattCCCAACTATTTTACCAAACTTTAAAAATTGGatataaattagtttttttttccaaattttgttcCACGGATATCCAatgttcaatttttcttttttcctgaaGTTTAAACACTCCTAGTACCAATTACACCAAATCTCAAGTGTGCCTGCCTCTATCCCAACTAAATATACCACAAACATCTAATCAGCCAGGGGAATCTGATGGTGTATTCATTCATGAATATAAAGACCACATAGGTTgttataatttgacaaatattTGGACATTGAAACATATATGTCTCTtcgaattaaaaaaaaaggcccTATCTCTCACATTCTGATTACAATTTGGTACATTACCAATTGTATTACAAAATAGCTTTACGAACCTTGATGAAATAATAGCCAAGGTGAGCAAGCAACAAAGTGATTGGCAAGTAACAATCAAAACCTTGGTGGAGTTTGGAGTCCTTTAGTTGCACCATAAAATCTTGACAAGAACTCTTGACGTTTGAAAGTGATTCCCACGTCCCTCTTGAATGCGCATTGTATTTATTGGAATTGTATGTGTGGGGTGTGGTAACTTATCCATGCCTTTGAAGTCAAATATCTAAGTGAGGTAGTACtatagttgttttttttttctcggagAGCTGGGTGTGTTTGATTatctgaaaatttttattttgaactATTTCTCAGCAGTTGAAATGTCTTAAATTTAGCAGATAGAGCAGCTGATGCTCTATGTTCAAATTTCCCAGCTCTTGTTTAGTTGTTGCTTgggtttttcaaaataactgaAATTGTCAATTTTCTTGGTTCTTGTTCATGTCTCTGCCATGTCTCTATAGATGGTAACTTCTATAGATTTCTGTATAATATTGGAATGATCTTTTTGAGCATTCCGCAAATAATATACTCAAATAGAATATGCTAATCTGGAAAACCTGATGTTTGAAAAGACTCCGGATGCTATTTAGATTTGTTAGTGCCTCTCAGAAATACGGCCCTTAGCTTTACCTTTGGTTTAGAGATGGCTCGCTGGATTGGTCTATTTTTATCTATTGACTTTTGTTGTGAATTTTTGTACGTAAAGCTTGGTCTTGTGACTCTTGTCGATTAAGACATAGCTCATTTGATGCCCACTGTCTTGAgttcatatttttttaatttttccttgatATCTCTATTTTGCGTTTTGGCCTGTATGTTTGCTTCTAATATCTGATGATTTGGTATCTGTAGGGCAGGAGAAGGGGCAGTGGGATATGGtgttaaaaatcttattttttttataagaaataACTCCAAGTCAATAGCTTATGTAGATGAAAGCCTTGGGATATTCTGTCTTCTAACTCTCTCTGACCTTTGTTGTGCAATTTACAGGATCTATTGAGGCGTGAGAGTAATAGAAGCCGTGGTGGCATCCCTTTCATGTATGCCATTATTGTGGGTTTGCCTGGCCTTTTTTTGGGTTATCTTTTGAAGAGGACATAATCAATCAAGGTTTGATGTTCAATCGCGAGAATTTTGTTCGCTTTTGCCCCGGTGGTCATATTGATTCAATCAGtcagcattttattttcaatgGTCATATTTAATTTTCCTTTGTGACCTTGATATAAACAAATATTGATTCATTTTCTCATTGTCTATTGTTGATTTGTTATCCAAGCATTTGAGGGTTTAGTTAACGTGCATACATATAGAATATGCTAAATGCTAAACTATTTGATTTGGAGCCTTCATCACCTGTGCTTTCAGTTTCATTAAGCAAGCCGCAAATCTGCTGTGGTTGATGTGTGTATATAGCCAACAGTTTTGAGGGTGTCAAGTCAGTACACCATAATAGTTTATAAGTTTTAACCAGGAATTAACACCATTCGAATCTTAGGGAACCATCAATAAGGTTAAGAAGCTTCTCATCTTTCGAGTTTCAGAATTTTGACTGATTTGAACAATAATAGAAATCGAATTCAAATTGAGGAAACAAATAGCATCTGCACTGTTATATATttggttttttttcccttaaaaagTTACTTGTTTGCAAAGTGCAAGGCTAATAAAATATATTTGTTCTGAGAACAAAACTAAATGATCAAGAAACAAATATTTGAAGACTTTCTTGGTTTTGCACGCATCACAGCATGAAGCTGCAGCCGAGGAAACCTTCATTGACAAAGTTTTCATTGTGGGTCTGTAGAGACTGCATTTTAGAGATCTCTTTTGTATGTGGACAGTGGATATGATTATATATTATTAAAGTTTCTTTtatgcaaaaaaagaaaaagaaaaataaaaaagatgttATATTTGTTGTATGTTGTTGACTTAAAACTTATATTGCATCTGAAATATTTTCATTGTGTAATTATTTGATTTGGTTTTTCAAAACTCATTCATTGTCTTAATAAGATTTTACATACGAGATAATGGGTTGTTTATCTTATCAGTTATATGTAGATCTTTAGTTCATATTATGTTAAATCCTGTATCTCTTACTATTATGTGGTCGTTTCTATATTTTACAATTAAATAGGCTTCTTATCCGACATATTTTAGTATTGCTCTCAAAAAGTTGAGctttctcttcaatttgttCATGAGTGGCACATTTTTTATACACATCAAATCATTGCAAATGCAGTTAGTCAATGCAAGATGACGTTACATGGTAATATATTATTTTGAAACTCATGACATTGCTAATCCTATTCAATTAGTAGGTAAAGCACGTGACCGAGTACGAGCATGTGGCATTGGCGCCAGTACGTCCCTTGAGCTTGTGgatttggaaaagaagatggttGGGCACGGGTCCACTGGCATGAGGCAAGCAGTCGTTCCCTCTCCCTAACCTCCGGATTGCAGAAATGGTGGAGGAAGGGGAGTGGCGCttggaccaaattgaggagtcTCTTACGGGGGAGGAAAGGCAACGCATTCTCACTTTCCAAGTCCTACCCTTGCAGGACAAGGACCGTGTAGTATGGCAAACCTCACCGGCTGGCTCTTTCAAGGTTTTGTTCGTGCTGGAGAGGGCTTGGCACCCCTTCGACCCTTTAATTTCTCGTAAGCTTATTTGGGACAAGCGTATACCTCTCAAGATCTCGATCTTCGTGTGATGTCTGCTGAATGGCCTACTTCCGTTCCCCGACATACTGAGGTAGTTTGGTCTACACCTGCCTTCCAAATGCCCCTTCTGCCCTAGTAAAGACTCCCTGACACATTGTTTTGTTGAATGTTGTGCTATAGGCTAGGTCTGGGGCTGGTTTGAGCAAGGACTTGGGTTACGCGCAGGCGCCTCAGACTCAATTTCACTTAAGTTGCAAGGGTGGTGGATGCACTCTTCGAGGAGATCGCTCAGGGCCACTTTTACACACTTCTTGCCGATGCTTATCTATTGGGAGCTGTGGAAGGCCCGGAACAAGGCGATGCATGAGAACATAGTGCCTTCACCTGCTCAGGTCCGATGCCGAGTATTGGGGCTACTGATAGGTATTGGAGCTACTTACCCCTTCCCTTCTCCAACGTCACAAGATCCCACATGGTGGCAGTTGGGGTTGCATACGACGATGGCACAACCACGAGAGAGAACATGCGTCTCCTTGATTTGGTTCTTGCCACCATACCCTTACGCGAAGCTGAACATAGATGGCTCCTCTCTTGGCAACCCGGGTCTATTGAGGGGGTGGAATTCTACGTGACCATAATGATAGCATCCTAAAGGCCTTCTACTCTTTCTATGGATTCCGCACCAATATGGAGGCGGAGGCCATGGCTCTCTTGGAGGGTCTCCGATTGAGCATTGCCCTGAGATTGCCAAAGCTGGTAGTGCAGGTGGACTCTAAACAACTTCTTCAAATGGTCCAGCGAACTTCTACAGTGCCTTGGAAGCTTGCCATCATCATCAGGCAAGTACGGTAGGAACTTTTCAGGGTAGACTTCTTCTTGGAGCAGTGCTACAGGGAGCTCAACTCGGCAGCGGACGTCTTGGCGAAGGGTGCAGCAGCTAGTAAACATTCGGCGACTTACGATGCGACCAACTTGCTGCCAACTGTGAAAGGCATCTCTACCTTAGATGTTTGACAATATCCGTATTTTCGCCTGTTGCGAGTTAGGGAGTAATACTACTACTGGTCTTAGTTACCGGGTTGTACCGTTTGacatttgatcaataaaacttggactttaaaaaaaaaagattgatcgactgatacaaaaaaaaaggtaaagcaaaaaaaaaagactcttTGTCACTTAGTCACTAAGTTAAAATTGTAGCTTATTTTCACTGcttaataaaattacaaaaacatAATCCTAAAGATTTTGGTGTATCTTTATATAACTTTTCATATTTACTATCTAAATTTGAATAATTTGACACTTTTGGGTAAAGTcaccgtttggattagttgtttttggggtgtttttgaaaaattttactgtattaGAGTTTTTAGAgcatattttgggatattttagaaaatattttggaatatttaagaatagaaaattttctagaatatattttgaaatattttttaaaaatttaaaaaaatttagactacttTTCAGAGTACTTTTTatagtattttttaaaaaaattttattgtatttgaaaaaaataatttttcaaaaataggtgAATCCAAACAGTACAGCATTGAAAAACTTGTTTAGACTGGTTTCGTTTAGCAAGGAATATGTTAGTTACACTGGTATCGTTTGAGACTTAACATCCATAGGGACAAAACCCGAACCCTTCATTTCAGCATGCCTATACGTAGGTACGAGCATCTTTTACTTTTTAGGTCCAGGGTTAGAGCTGGTTCACAATACATGTTTCAAGAAAATCCATATTAGTTTTACTACTAAGCGTGCTTAAGGAAATCTAAACCCAAAACCTAGACTCCAAAGCCTTAAACCCAAAACCTAAAGATAAAAGAAGAACCTGCTTTCCCGTTAAAAGCCCTCTCTTGAAAATTCCGGTCCTCTAAAACATCAAGACTATGCCACCCTCTACTCCAACTATCACAATTCAAAATCTGAAACCCTCACCATCCTTCACTACTGAACTAGTAGAATTCAAAAGTCTAAATTAACATTTGGTCTGTTAATTGAGCTGAAAGAGGCTGAGGCTACATTTTTTAAAGGCATTAGGGCTCAAAATCTGACATTCACAGAGAATTTGAGGTCATTAGGGGTCCAGCTATGGCAAGGAGCGATCAATAATCGTCGTTCATTCCTTAACGTTGCCCAATTCACCCTGTTAGCAGTCGGATGGGTGATGTTCGCATTCTTCACAGACGACGGCAAACGGATTCAGGGTAGTGTAATGCCAGGGTTACACTGGTTTCGTTTCAAACTTAACATCCAtagggataaaacccgaaccCTTCATTTCAGCGTGCCTATGCGTAGGTGCGAGCATCTTTTACTTTTTAGGTCCAAGGCTAGGCTGGTTCACAACACATGCTTCAGGAAAATTcatattagttttacaactaaGCGTGCTTAagaaaatccaaacccaaaaccTAAACTCCAAAGGCTTAAACCAAAAACCTAAAGATTAAAAAAGAACCTGCTTTCCTGCCGAAATCTCCTGAAAATTCTGATCCTATAAAATTCCAAAACCACGCCACCCTCCATTCCAACTACCACAATTCAAAATCTGAAACCCTCTCCATCCTTCACTACCGAACTAGTAGAATTCAAAGGTCTAAACTAGCATTTGATTTGTTAATTGAGTTGAAAATGGCTGAGGTTACATTTTTTGAAGGCATTAGGGCTCAAAATCTGACATTCACAGAGAATTTGAGGTTATTAGGGGCTCAGCTATGGCAATGAGCGATCAATAATCATCGTTCATTCCTTGACGTTACTCAATTCACCCTGTTAGTGGTCGAATGGGTGATGTTCGCATTCTTCATTGACGACGGCAAACGGCTTCAGGGTAGTGTAATGCCAGGGTTACACTGGTTTCGTTTCAGACTTAGCATCCATAGAGACAAAACCCGAACCCTTCATTTCAGAGTGCTTATGCGTAGGTGCGGGCATCTTTTACTTTTTAAGTCCAGGGCTAAGGCTGATTCACAATACATGCTTCAGGAAAATCCATATTAGTTTTACTACTAAGCGTACTTAAGGAAATTCAAACCCAAAACCTAAACTCCAAAGCCTTAAATCCAAAGTCTAAAGATTAAAGAAGAACCTGCTTTCCCGCCAAAAGTCCTCTCTTGAAAATCTCGGTCCTATAAAATCCCAAAATCACGACACCCTTCgctctaactattacaattcaAAATCTGAAACGCTCTCCATCCTTCTCTAGCGAACTAGTAGAATTCAAAGGCCTAAACTAGCATTTGGTTTgttaattgagctgaaaatggCTGAAGTTACAATTTTTGAAGGTATTAGGGCTCAAAATCTGACATTCATAGAGAATTTGAGGTTGTTAGGGGTCCAGTTATGGCAAGGAGCGATCAATAATTATCGTTCATTTCTTGGTGTTGCCCAATTCACCCTGTTAGCTATCGGATGGGTGATGTTCGCATTCTTCACAGACGACGGCAAACGGATTCAGGATAGTGTAATGCCAGGGTTACACTGGTTTCGTTTCAAACTTAACATCCatagggataaaacccaaacccttCATTTCAGCGTGCCTATGCGTAGGTGCGAGCATCTTTTACTTTTTAGGTCCAGCGCTAGGGCTGGTTCACAACACATGTTTTAGGAAAATTCATATTAATTTTACTACTAAGCGTGCTTAAggaaatccaaacccaaaaccTAAACTCCAAAACCTTAAACCCGAAGCCTAAAGATTAAAGAAGAACCTGCTTTTCCGCCAAAATCCTTCTCCTGAAAATCCCGATCCTATAAAATCCCAAAACCATGCCACCCTCCATTCCAACTACCACAATTCAAAATCTGAAACCCTCTCCATCCTTCACTATCGAACTAGTAGAATTCAAAGGTCTAAACTAGCATTTGATTTGTTAATTGAGTTGAAAATGGCTGAGGTTACATTTTTTGGAGGCATTAGAGCTCAAAATCTGCCATTCACAGAGAATTTGAGGTTGTTAAGGGCCTAGTTATGGCAAGGAGCGATCAATAATCGTCGTTCATTCCTTGACGTTGCCCAATTCACCCTGTTAGCGGTCGGATGGGTGATGTTCGCATTCTTCACAGACGACGACAAACAGATTCAGGGTAGTGTAATGCCAGGGTTACACTGGTTTCGTTTCAGACTTAGCATCCATTAGGACAAAACATGAACCCTTCATTTCAGCGTGCCTATGCATCGGTGCGAGCATCTTTTACTTTTTAGGTCCAGGGTTAGGGCTGATTCACAACACATGCTTCAGGAAAAttcatattaattttaatactAAGCGTGTTTAATGAATATCAAACCCAAAACCTAAACTTCAAAGCCTTAAACccaaattctaaaaattaaagAAGAACCTGCTTTCCCGCCAAAAACCCTCTCCTGAAAATTCTCGTCCTATAAAACCCCAAAACCACGTCACCCTCCACTCCAACTACCACAATTCAAAATCTGAAACCCTCTCCATCCTTCACTACCGAACTAGTAGAATTCAAAGGTCTAAACTAGCATTTGGTCTGTTAATTGAGTTGAAAATTGCTACGGTTACATTTTTTTGAAGGCATTAGGGCTCAAAATTTGACCTTCGCAGAGAATTTGAGATTGTTAGGGGTCCAGCTATGACAAGGAGCGATCAATAAGCGTCGTTCATTCCTTGGCGTTGCCTAATTCACCTTGTTAGCGGTTGGATGGGTGATGTTTGCATTTTTCACAGACGACGGCAAACGGATTCGGGGTAGTGTAATGCCATGGTATGAGCATTTTGGGGCAGCTACTTTTCTGGCATTTGAGAGAATAGTTGGATGTTATTGCTGTCTGTTTGTTGTGTGGCTTACTCAAAAGTTGGTACACTGCTTGAGGCAGTGTCGGTGCAACGGATTATCTAGTTTTGTCACTTTCATCGCCTCTGTGATCTTCAACGCGTGGTATCTGTTCTTATCCGCTTTCTTGGGACATTGTATCGTGGAGAAAATTCCAAAATTGtgatcaaatttaaaaaatttctgcaaAGGGGACAGTTTGAGAAAGCAATTCCCTCAAGAGGGTCTTCGCATTCATAAAATGCGAGTTCATGGATCTTGCATTTGGTGAATGCGAATTCACTTCACATTTTAACACACACCCAcggaagcaaaaaaaaaaaaaaactattacaTTGatctcgcatttgtgaaatgcgaggcCCCCGACATTCAAAGAAAACGCGCATTTAGCAAAACGCCACTATAAGTCGCGTTTTGCTAAGGTGCTTATTGTGTGTATTGTACGAAGTTTAAAAACATGAATTCTCTCCtcagttttcttcttcttcttcttctttctagCCGCGTTTTCTTTGGACCTCTTCACACACAAATCACCAAATTCTATTTTCGCTCCATATCTTGGTTAAAAATAATCAACCCAACATCTTTTGACCATTATATAGCCTTTGTAACCGATTAAAATCTAAcaaaaatacctaaaaatcgATTTTCAAGGGGATTGAAGGCTAggatttctagtttttaatttcttcaattggaacTCAATTGGAGGGCATTTCAAAGGGATTTTGGCACAGGCATCATCT
This window encodes:
- the LOC113700705 gene encoding uncharacterized protein — translated: MAESTRFRSLEDQLKKQESKLQELMESVATMQNSSMEELQQKLHTDIDQNNAKLEAMVGNLDQRFNAMEQRFSTMMKLLMREKGISDGDGGGTEPLLPTPPLHLRLTPSNERPGSQPEMRGRQFFPNIPRMELPMFSSGNPREWVRKCQKYFLNYQIAECQKVDVAEMFLEGKADNWFQGVKLVKPRLSWGEFSELLCERFSGRNSRDIVEEFNKLHQKGTIEDYEEKFEELKTLMLTRNPRLDESYFVSSFISGLKDEIKPTVKMFKPQTLMKAFEVAELQECSLEIQSKQSKATGRGTVEPRFGIYKNSTQDQARQQSYRLPAIIPAPRKTDSIHRDLSKITAEEMQYRRKHGLCYRCGEKFGVGHQCRKGNLNCANTEEEEEEVEFEDAEGEQDELTGRVGELAEVSLNALSGAIKRKSILLMGNLGGLPVKILVDTGSSDSFIHHRVVNLLHLPYHSVSPFTVTLADGTDITSGAISPNVSWVIQDYRFQFDLKIMELGGWDIILGVDWMCQFSPITFDFHSLSIALSDKGSLLHLQGLVNQPAMRLVRGKDLRSFIQEKQTSCAALETEATRGSEDQLPESIGRILQQHSEVFSTPKGLPPERELDHQINLKPGAEPFKLKPYRYPHSHKAEIEKQVTEMLTNGIIMHSTSPFASPVLLVKKKDNSWGSV